Proteins co-encoded in one Vibrio fortis genomic window:
- the lptB gene encoding LPS export ABC transporter ATP-binding protein: MAVLKAQNLAKTYSKRKVVTDVSLQVESGQIVGLLGPNGAGKTTSFYMIVGLVARDEGTISIDDNDISILPMHSRSRLGIGYLPQEASIFRKLSVEDNIMSVLQTRKELTPEERQDKLEDLLEEFHIQHIRTSNGMALSGGERRRVEIARALAANPQFILLDEPFAGVDPISVIDIKKIIEHLRDRGLGVLITDHNVRETLDVCEKAYIVSQGHLIAEGSPEDVLNNEQVKQVYLGEQFRL; this comes from the coding sequence ATGGCAGTCTTAAAAGCGCAAAACTTAGCTAAGACCTACAGCAAACGTAAGGTCGTGACAGACGTGAGCCTACAAGTTGAGTCTGGACAAATTGTTGGCTTGCTGGGTCCAAATGGCGCCGGTAAAACCACCTCTTTCTACATGATTGTGGGCTTGGTTGCGCGTGATGAAGGCACCATCAGTATCGACGATAACGACATCAGTATCCTACCGATGCACAGTCGTTCACGTTTAGGTATCGGCTACCTGCCACAAGAAGCTTCGATCTTCCGCAAATTGTCAGTTGAAGACAACATCATGTCGGTACTGCAAACGCGTAAAGAACTGACCCCTGAAGAGCGCCAAGATAAGCTCGAAGACCTACTTGAAGAGTTTCACATCCAGCACATTCGTACCAGTAACGGTATGGCGCTTTCGGGTGGTGAGCGACGTCGTGTTGAAATCGCTCGTGCGCTTGCTGCAAACCCTCAGTTTATTCTGCTCGATGAGCCGTTCGCGGGTGTTGACCCAATCTCAGTTATTGATATCAAGAAAATCATCGAACATCTGCGCGATCGCGGTCTAGGTGTATTAATCACAGACCACAACGTTCGCGAGACGCTAGACGTGTGTGAAAAGGCTTATATTGTGAGCCAAGGGCACTTGATTGCGGAAGGTTCACCGGAGGATGTTCTCAATAACGAACAGGTGAAACAAGTTTATCTAGGCGAACAATTCCGTCTATGA
- a CDS encoding RNA polymerase factor sigma-54 has product MKPSLQLKLGQQLAMTPQLQQAIRLLQLSTLDLQQEIQEALESNPLLDVEEGNDDAPTNSEEKPSRDEKEAAEATAEPDLPDSSDLIEKSEIGNDLEIDTTWEDVYSANTGNTGIAIDDDMPVYQGETTQSLQDYLLWQLDLTPFSETDRTIALALIDAIDDYGYLTVSSEDILESFDNEEIELDEIEAVRKRIQQFDPLGVGSLNLQDCLLLQLATFPEDTPWLKEAKLVLTSHIDQLGNRDYKLIIKETKLKEAELREVLQLIQQLDPRPGSKITPDETEYVVPDVSVFKDLGKWLVTINPDSVPKLKVNQQYADLGSKGNSADNQYIRSNLQEAKWLIKSLESRNETLLKVARCIVEHQHDFFEHGEEAMKPMVLNDVALAVDMHESTISRVTTQKFMHTPRGIFELKYFFSSHVSTDNGGECSSTAIRALIKKLVAAENTAKPLSDSKIAALLADQGIQVARRTIAKYRESLGIAPSSQRKRLL; this is encoded by the coding sequence ATGAAACCCTCATTACAACTTAAGCTAGGCCAGCAATTAGCAATGACCCCGCAGCTACAACAAGCGATCCGTTTGTTGCAGTTGTCTACGTTGGATTTGCAACAAGAGATTCAAGAGGCTTTAGAGTCGAACCCACTTCTCGACGTAGAAGAAGGGAATGATGACGCTCCTACGAACTCTGAAGAAAAGCCTAGCCGTGACGAGAAAGAAGCAGCAGAAGCGACTGCTGAACCAGACTTACCTGACAGCTCAGATCTAATTGAAAAATCAGAGATCGGCAACGACTTAGAAATCGATACCACCTGGGAAGACGTCTACAGTGCCAACACTGGTAATACAGGCATTGCTATCGATGATGACATGCCAGTTTACCAAGGCGAGACCACCCAAAGTCTGCAAGACTACCTGTTATGGCAATTAGACCTGACGCCGTTTTCTGAAACAGACCGCACTATTGCATTAGCGCTTATTGATGCTATTGATGACTACGGCTACCTGACTGTCTCAAGCGAAGACATCCTTGAGAGCTTCGACAACGAAGAAATTGAACTCGACGAAATTGAAGCTGTTCGTAAACGTATTCAACAGTTCGATCCTCTTGGTGTTGGTTCGCTTAACCTACAAGATTGTTTGTTGTTACAACTCGCAACTTTCCCTGAAGATACCCCATGGCTGAAAGAGGCTAAGTTAGTACTTACTAGCCATATCGACCAACTGGGTAATCGTGATTACAAGCTAATCATCAAAGAGACTAAGCTTAAAGAGGCAGAGCTACGTGAAGTTCTGCAGCTTATACAGCAGCTAGACCCACGTCCAGGCAGTAAAATCACACCGGATGAAACCGAGTATGTGGTGCCTGATGTATCGGTGTTTAAAGACCTAGGTAAGTGGTTAGTGACCATTAACCCAGATAGCGTACCAAAGCTGAAAGTGAATCAGCAGTACGCCGATCTAGGCAGTAAAGGCAACAGTGCTGACAACCAATACATTCGCTCCAACTTGCAAGAGGCAAAATGGCTAATTAAGAGCCTAGAGAGCCGAAATGAGACGCTACTCAAAGTTGCGCGATGCATTGTTGAACATCAGCACGATTTCTTCGAACATGGTGAAGAAGCCATGAAACCTATGGTGTTAAATGATGTTGCACTTGCAGTCGACATGCATGAATCAACAATATCTCGTGTTACGACACAGAAATTCATGCACACACCACGAGGCATCTTCGAACTGAAATATTTCTTCTCTAGCCATGTCAGCACTGACAACGGCGGAGAGTGTTCATCAACAGCAATTCGCGCTCTGATCAAGAAACTGGTGGCCGCTGAAAACACAGCCAAGCCGCTCAGTGATAGCAAGATTGCTGCTTTACTGGCTGACCAAGGAATTCAGGTAGCTAGAAGAACCATAGCAAAATACCGTGAATCTTTAGGCATTGCCCCTTCGAGTCAGCGTAAACGCCTGCTATAA
- the hpf gene encoding ribosome hibernation promoting factor, protein MQINIQGHHVDLTDSMQDYVHTKFEKLERFFEHINNVQVVLKVEKINQIAEATLHVNQGDIHATATDENMYAAIDSLVDKLVRQLNKHKEKLSSH, encoded by the coding sequence ATGCAAATCAATATTCAAGGCCATCACGTTGATCTTACCGATTCAATGCAAGACTATGTTCACACCAAATTTGAAAAGCTTGAGCGCTTTTTTGAGCACATTAATAACGTTCAAGTTGTATTAAAAGTTGAGAAAATCAACCAGATTGCAGAAGCTACGCTTCATGTGAATCAAGGCGATATTCATGCGACAGCTACCGATGAAAATATGTATGCTGCAATTGATTCATTAGTTGATAAACTCGTCCGCCAACTCAACAAGCACAAAGAAAAGCTAAGTAGTCACTAA
- the ptsN gene encoding PTS IIA-like nitrogen regulatory protein PtsN, which translates to MQLSEVLSLDCTKSAVQCTSKKRALEIISQIAAESCGQDSTELFECMLSREKMGSTGIGNGIAIPHARMNVSDKAIAVLLQCQDPIEFDAIDNRPVDLLFALLVPSEQCKEHLKTLSCMAERLNDKQTLKQLRNAQSDQELYDIMIQVPTCEQ; encoded by the coding sequence ATGCAATTAAGCGAAGTACTTTCATTGGACTGCACCAAAAGTGCAGTCCAATGCACAAGCAAGAAAAGAGCCCTAGAAATCATCAGCCAGATCGCAGCCGAGAGTTGTGGTCAAGACTCAACAGAATTGTTCGAGTGCATGCTGAGCCGAGAGAAGATGGGCAGTACCGGCATCGGAAATGGTATCGCTATTCCCCATGCCCGTATGAATGTCAGCGATAAAGCGATCGCAGTCCTATTGCAGTGCCAAGACCCTATCGAATTTGATGCAATTGATAACCGCCCTGTCGACCTACTATTTGCACTTTTGGTTCCTAGTGAGCAATGTAAAGAGCATCTTAAAACCCTTTCTTGTATGGCAGAGCGACTCAACGACAAACAAACATTGAAACAACTGCGTAATGCGCAAAGCGACCAAGAGCTTTACGACATTATGATTCAAGTGCCAACTTGCGAGCAATAA
- the rapZ gene encoding RNase adapter RapZ, whose amino-acid sequence MRLIVVSGQSGAGKSVALRVLEDLGYYCVDNLPVDLLGNFVESVKESNQNVAVSIDIRNLPKEPHLVTETLVQLEDAANIDVSVLFLDASKQTLLKRYSETRRIHPLSLGNDKLSLEQAIDLEKQLLSPLSDQADILLDSSDCNLYELSEQVRLKIEGKEKQELIIVFQSFGFKYGLPSDADYVFDVRFLPNPHWEPDLRPLTGLDAPIHSFLEKHQEVLELKQQIQGFVEQWLPMLEKNNRSYLTVAIGCTGGKHRSVYLTQKIGEYFDQLGHQVQIRHASLEKNQQA is encoded by the coding sequence ATGCGCCTTATCGTAGTCAGTGGTCAATCGGGAGCTGGGAAAAGTGTCGCACTGCGAGTTCTTGAAGATCTCGGTTATTACTGCGTTGATAACTTACCTGTCGACCTGCTCGGCAACTTTGTCGAATCAGTCAAAGAGAGCAACCAAAACGTAGCAGTAAGCATCGATATACGTAACCTTCCTAAAGAACCTCACCTTGTTACAGAGACGCTGGTTCAGTTAGAAGATGCCGCTAATATCGATGTCAGCGTACTGTTCTTGGATGCGAGTAAGCAAACACTGCTAAAGCGCTACAGCGAAACTCGTCGCATTCACCCACTCTCGCTGGGTAATGACAAGCTCTCTCTAGAACAAGCCATCGACCTCGAAAAACAGCTGCTTTCGCCATTGTCTGACCAAGCCGATATCTTGCTCGATAGTAGTGATTGCAACCTCTACGAATTAAGTGAGCAGGTGCGCCTTAAGATTGAAGGCAAAGAGAAGCAAGAGCTGATTATTGTTTTCCAATCCTTTGGTTTTAAATACGGTTTACCTAGCGACGCTGACTACGTATTTGATGTGCGCTTCTTACCTAACCCGCATTGGGAGCCAGACCTAAGACCGCTAACAGGGCTTGATGCGCCAATTCACTCTTTCCTAGAGAAACATCAGGAAGTGCTCGAATTGAAGCAACAAATTCAAGGCTTTGTCGAACAATGGCTACCAATGTTAGAGAAGAACAATCGCAGCTATCTCACTGTAGCGATTGGTTGTACTGGCGGTAAACATCGCTCTGTATACCTGACTCAAAAGATCGGTGAATACTTTGACCAACTCGGTCACCAAGTACAGATTCGACACGCTTCATTAGAAAAGAACCAACAGGCCTAA
- a CDS encoding HPr family phosphocarrier protein: MELTRTVLIQNRLGLHARAAVKLVELAQSFNATLTIHSEDEKSATADSVMGLLMLESAQGQHIRIQAEGDDAQQALDAVCHLIEDKFDEGE; this comes from the coding sequence ATGGAATTGACCCGCACTGTACTCATTCAAAACCGTTTGGGACTTCATGCTCGCGCAGCAGTCAAACTGGTCGAGCTTGCTCAGAGCTTTAATGCCACTCTGACAATCCATAGCGAAGACGAAAAAAGCGCAACCGCAGACAGTGTGATGGGACTGCTCATGCTTGAATCGGCACAAGGTCAACACATTCGCATTCAAGCTGAAGGCGATGATGCCCAACAAGCACTTGATGCCGTGTGCCACCTAATCGAAGACAAGTTTGACGAAGGCGAGTAA
- the mgtE gene encoding magnesium transporter, with protein MAEQLDFDQAHQTLQEVSEALENGRFVHVRRQLQDMEPEDIAHLLEASPRKSRDVLWQLTDPEDYGEILDELNEDVKDALVSKMAPETLAEATEGMETDDVAYVLRSLPDDVSREVLSQMDSADRALVENALSYPEDSAGALMNTDVITIRGDVDVDVVLRYLRIRGELPDATDALYVIDEEDRLIGNLSLTTLITTQPDTLVSEVMDDADEAIAVETNASDIASLFERRNWVSAPVVDENQHLVGRITIDDVVDVIREDAEHSMMSMAGMDDDEDTFAPVVKSARRRSVWLGANVLAALAAASVSNMFEATLDQMAAIAVLMTIVPSMGGVAGNQTVALVIRGLALGHIGDSNKRELLLKEAAIGFLNGILWACIIGGIVVAWKGNWILGGIISAAMMTNLIVAGIAGVTIPVMLKKMNIDPALAGGMALTTVTDVIGLSVFLGLATILI; from the coding sequence ATGGCCGAGCAACTAGATTTTGACCAAGCTCACCAAACCCTCCAAGAAGTCAGCGAAGCCCTTGAAAACGGCCGATTTGTTCACGTACGTCGACAACTTCAGGACATGGAACCTGAAGATATTGCACACCTTTTAGAAGCCTCCCCTCGCAAGAGTCGTGACGTACTTTGGCAACTTACCGATCCTGAAGACTACGGTGAAATTCTTGATGAGCTGAACGAAGACGTTAAGGATGCGTTGGTGTCAAAAATGGCACCCGAAACCCTCGCAGAGGCAACCGAAGGCATGGAGACCGATGATGTCGCCTACGTACTTCGAAGCCTGCCTGATGATGTGTCTCGAGAAGTTCTTTCACAGATGGACTCAGCAGACCGAGCCTTGGTTGAGAATGCTCTTTCCTACCCTGAGGACTCTGCGGGTGCGTTAATGAACACCGACGTAATCACCATTCGTGGTGATGTCGACGTCGATGTTGTTCTACGTTATCTGCGTATTCGAGGCGAACTGCCAGATGCGACCGATGCTCTTTATGTTATTGATGAAGAAGACCGTTTAATCGGTAACCTCTCTCTAACAACGCTGATTACCACCCAACCAGATACGCTTGTTTCTGAAGTAATGGACGATGCGGATGAGGCAATCGCAGTTGAGACGAATGCGTCTGATATTGCCAGCCTGTTTGAGCGTCGTAATTGGGTATCTGCGCCGGTGGTTGATGAAAACCAACACCTTGTCGGTCGTATCACCATCGATGACGTGGTCGACGTGATTCGTGAAGACGCCGAGCACTCGATGATGAGTATGGCGGGTATGGATGACGACGAAGATACCTTCGCGCCGGTCGTAAAATCTGCGCGTCGCCGTAGTGTGTGGCTTGGTGCAAACGTGTTAGCGGCACTCGCTGCAGCTTCTGTATCGAATATGTTTGAGGCGACCTTAGATCAGATGGCCGCCATTGCGGTACTCATGACCATCGTACCGTCAATGGGTGGTGTGGCAGGCAACCAAACTGTTGCTCTAGTGATTCGTGGCTTAGCGCTAGGTCACATCGGTGACAGTAACAAACGCGAATTACTACTCAAAGAGGCCGCCATCGGCTTCCTAAACGGCATTCTATGGGCGTGTATCATTGGTGGTATTGTGGTTGCTTGGAAAGGCAATTGGATACTCGGTGGGATTATCTCAGCCGCAATGATGACTAACCTGATTGTGGCAGGTATTGCTGGGGTAACCATCCCTGTCATGCTCAAGAAGATGAACATCGATCCAGCATTGGCTGGCGGTATGGCACTGACCACTGTGACTGATGTAATCGGCCTATCGGTATTCTTGGGCTTAGCCACGATACTGATCTAA
- the pmbA gene encoding metalloprotease PmbA — protein MDVKQQVAQQRVELEAAVAKALDMASVSADAAEVAITKSTGLSVSTRMCEVENVEFNSDGALGITVYRGQQKGSASTSDLSEKAIAQTVAAALDIAQYTSEDPHAGPAPKEFMVKEIPDLDLFHPDEPNPDYAAEIAIAAEKQALAYSDKIKQSDGASYDSHYGVKVYGNSHGLLASYASSRHSTSCCVIGQGVNGEMERDYSYTVARHRDELWTPERVGQEAAEKTISRLDAKKLPTGQYPIMFAADVATGLIGHLVMAISGGNLYRKASFLLDHLGEKILPEWFNISERPHILRGLASSPFDSEGVYTQNREIITDGVLATYLLTSYAARKMDMTPTGHAGGIHNWFVQSTGQNFEQMLKELGTGFLVTEVMGQGVNTVTGDYSRGAAGFWVENGEIQYPVSEVTIAGNLKDMFNQIVAVGSDVETRSQIQTGSILLESMKVAGE, from the coding sequence ATGGATGTAAAACAGCAAGTCGCTCAGCAACGTGTTGAGTTAGAAGCAGCAGTAGCAAAAGCGTTAGATATGGCTTCAGTCAGTGCGGATGCTGCAGAGGTGGCTATTACTAAATCAACGGGTTTGAGTGTCTCTACACGCATGTGTGAGGTTGAAAACGTTGAATTTAATAGTGATGGTGCCCTTGGTATTACTGTTTATCGCGGCCAACAAAAAGGCAGTGCATCTACATCTGATTTGAGCGAAAAGGCGATTGCCCAAACGGTAGCCGCAGCTTTGGATATCGCTCAATATACCTCTGAAGATCCTCACGCAGGCCCAGCTCCAAAAGAGTTCATGGTTAAAGAAATACCAGACTTGGATCTGTTCCACCCAGATGAACCAAACCCTGATTACGCAGCTGAGATCGCGATTGCGGCTGAGAAGCAAGCACTGGCGTACAGCGATAAGATCAAGCAGAGCGATGGTGCTAGCTACGATAGCCACTACGGCGTAAAGGTTTACGGTAATAGCCACGGCTTGCTCGCGAGCTATGCATCAAGCCGCCATAGCACCAGCTGTTGTGTGATTGGACAGGGCGTAAACGGTGAAATGGAGCGAGACTACAGCTACACCGTTGCACGTCACCGTGATGAGCTGTGGACGCCTGAGCGTGTTGGTCAAGAAGCAGCAGAGAAGACCATTAGCCGTTTGGATGCCAAGAAGCTCCCAACAGGTCAATACCCAATCATGTTTGCTGCCGATGTGGCAACCGGTCTTATCGGGCACCTCGTTATGGCGATCAGCGGCGGTAACCTTTACCGTAAAGCCTCGTTCTTACTTGATCACCTTGGTGAGAAGATTTTGCCAGAGTGGTTCAATATCTCTGAGCGACCGCATATCTTGCGTGGCTTAGCATCGAGCCCATTTGACAGCGAAGGCGTTTATACCCAAAACCGTGAAATCATTACTGACGGTGTGCTTGCGACTTACCTACTGACTAGCTACGCAGCTCGCAAGATGGATATGACGCCAACGGGGCATGCTGGTGGTATTCACAACTGGTTTGTACAGTCGACAGGTCAAAACTTTGAGCAAATGCTGAAAGAGCTAGGCACAGGCTTCCTTGTGACGGAAGTTATGGGGCAAGGCGTAAACACAGTAACGGGCGATTACTCTCGTGGTGCTGCTGGCTTCTGGGTAGAGAATGGTGAAATCCAATACCCTGTGTCTGAGGTGACCATTGCAGGCAATCTGAAAGATATGTTTAACCAGATTGTAGCGGTTGGTAGCGATGTCGAGACTCGCTCTCAGATCCAAACAGGTTCTATCTTGCTTGAATCTATGAAAGTAGCGGGTGAGTAA
- the yjgA gene encoding ribosome biogenesis factor YjgA, with product MARKNQKAPWEPEEEIIWVSKTEMKEDMEALQKLGEELVELKPSVLEKFPLSEDLAEAIKDAQRFKNEAKRRQLQYIGKVMRNEDPEPIQAALDKVRNKHSQATAELHKLEQLRDRIVEDGDAAISEVVEAHPEADRQRLRQLARQANKEKKAGKPAKAYREIFQVLKELKQDEL from the coding sequence ATGGCTCGCAAAAACCAAAAAGCCCCATGGGAACCAGAAGAAGAAATCATCTGGGTAAGTAAGACGGAAATGAAAGAAGACATGGAAGCGCTACAAAAGTTGGGCGAAGAGCTCGTAGAACTTAAGCCTTCTGTACTAGAGAAATTCCCTCTGTCTGAAGATTTGGCGGAAGCGATTAAAGATGCGCAACGCTTTAAAAATGAAGCGAAGCGTCGTCAGCTGCAATACATCGGTAAAGTGATGCGTAACGAAGATCCAGAGCCAATTCAGGCTGCTCTAGATAAGGTTCGTAACAAGCACTCTCAAGCAACGGCTGAACTGCATAAGCTTGAACAGTTGCGTGATCGTATTGTTGAAGACGGTGATGCTGCTATCTCTGAAGTTGTTGAAGCGCACCCGGAAGCAGACCGCCAACGTCTACGTCAATTAGCGCGTCAGGCAAACAAAGAGAAAAAAGCTGGCAAGCCAGCAAAAGCGTACCGCGAGATCTTTCAAGTTCTTAAAGAACTGAAGCAAGACGAGCTTTAA
- the thiQ gene encoding thiamine ABC transporter ATP-binding protein, whose amino-acid sequence MLVMQDVDYHYHQELFHFDFMAEQGDVVALMGPSGAGKSTLLALIAGFIEPSSGAISVSGQSLVGLDAYQRPLAMLFQEHNLFAHLTVRENIGLGLHPGLKLTKEQQQQVLQAAEQVGVAEYLDRLPEHLSGGQRQRVALARCFVQPHPIWLLDEPFSALDPLLREEMLALVKQLAAERNITVIMVTHHLGDARSIANKFAFVAKGQVLVADAIDALTAKHSQPELAAFVRAGE is encoded by the coding sequence ATGTTAGTGATGCAAGATGTTGATTACCACTACCATCAGGAGCTATTTCACTTTGATTTCATGGCAGAACAAGGTGATGTTGTTGCCTTGATGGGGCCGAGCGGTGCGGGTAAGTCGACACTGCTGGCATTGATTGCTGGGTTCATTGAACCGTCATCAGGAGCCATTTCGGTCTCCGGCCAATCCCTTGTCGGTTTGGATGCCTATCAGCGTCCACTCGCAATGTTATTCCAAGAACACAATTTGTTTGCGCATCTTACCGTTAGAGAAAATATCGGCTTAGGGTTGCACCCAGGTCTTAAGCTAACCAAAGAGCAGCAACAGCAAGTGTTACAAGCCGCAGAACAGGTGGGTGTGGCAGAGTATCTCGACCGATTACCGGAGCATCTTTCTGGCGGGCAGCGTCAGCGCGTCGCGCTGGCTCGATGCTTTGTACAGCCGCATCCTATTTGGCTATTAGACGAACCATTCTCTGCTCTTGACCCTTTGTTGCGAGAAGAGATGTTGGCTTTGGTGAAGCAGTTAGCGGCTGAGCGAAATATTACGGTGATTATGGTGACTCATCATCTGGGAGACGCTCGCAGTATCGCCAATAAATTTGCGTTTGTTGCTAAAGGGCAGGTGCTGGTGGCTGATGCGATAGACGCGCTTACTGCAAAGCACTCGCAACCTGAGTTGGCAGCCTTTGTCCGAGCCGGTGAGTAA
- the thiP gene encoding thiamine/thiamine pyrophosphate ABC transporter permease ThiP: MLKNTPKVGIWVAMIITAFVVSSVGALLSNAPSLDISQVWSDPYYWHVTKFSFYQATLSTLLSVVFAIPVAHALSRRQFPGRSLLLRLFASTLVLPVLVGVFGLLAIYGNSGWLAKLLQTVELDLPFSIYGLNGILLAHVFFNLPYASRLLLQALDTVPVEQHKLCAHLGMSHWDKFKWVEWPRLKQQLPHVCGLVFMLCFTSFATVMALGGGPKSTTIELAIYQAIKFDFDLQAGALLAIWQMLLCGVLAVSIQRLSKPVSVSVGQLSEAKFLVKDTYSSKAWDSFWIIVASLLVLPPLLMVIVGGLNSEAITVLTSEPFWLALLNSLKVALSASVIALLVGVAILMTSRAWRLQNKTFRADKIELIGTIILVTPGLVVSTGIFLLLRSITDVFSLAFFVVIAVNSLMALPYVIKNLAQPMLHVAQQYQYLCASLGMKGWHRFKLVEWRALRKPMAQAFSISFMLSMGDLSAIALFGSADFRTLPLYLFQLLGSYQMEAAAVVSVSLLILSVGSFSFIEFLFTRTSNQRGA; the protein is encoded by the coding sequence ATGTTAAAGAATACACCTAAGGTGGGTATTTGGGTCGCGATGATCATTACCGCCTTTGTGGTTTCATCGGTAGGGGCATTGCTAAGCAATGCCCCTTCTCTTGATATCAGTCAAGTATGGTCTGATCCTTACTACTGGCACGTTACCAAGTTCAGTTTCTATCAAGCGACGCTATCTACTTTGTTGAGTGTCGTTTTTGCTATTCCAGTCGCACATGCCTTGTCACGTCGTCAATTTCCAGGGCGTTCTCTGCTGCTAAGATTGTTCGCATCAACCTTAGTTCTGCCTGTTTTGGTTGGTGTCTTTGGTCTTTTAGCTATCTATGGTAACAGTGGCTGGCTCGCTAAACTGCTCCAAACGGTTGAACTGGATCTGCCATTCTCCATCTATGGATTGAATGGTATTTTGCTCGCGCATGTCTTTTTCAATTTGCCCTATGCAAGTCGGCTGCTACTTCAAGCTCTGGACACGGTTCCGGTTGAGCAACACAAGTTGTGTGCTCACCTTGGAATGAGTCACTGGGACAAATTTAAATGGGTTGAATGGCCGCGTCTTAAACAGCAGTTGCCTCATGTGTGTGGTTTGGTATTTATGCTCTGCTTTACTAGCTTCGCGACTGTGATGGCTCTGGGTGGTGGCCCTAAATCAACAACCATCGAGCTTGCTATCTATCAAGCGATTAAATTTGATTTTGATCTTCAAGCTGGGGCTCTGTTAGCAATCTGGCAGATGCTGCTCTGTGGTGTATTGGCTGTGAGTATTCAACGCCTTTCCAAGCCTGTATCCGTCAGCGTTGGCCAATTGTCTGAAGCGAAGTTCTTGGTTAAGGACACCTATAGTTCAAAAGCTTGGGATAGCTTTTGGATCATCGTAGCCTCATTACTGGTTTTACCTCCACTGTTGATGGTGATTGTGGGTGGTTTAAACAGTGAAGCGATAACGGTGCTAACCAGCGAGCCGTTTTGGTTAGCGCTGTTGAACTCACTGAAAGTGGCACTTAGTGCAAGTGTGATTGCACTATTAGTCGGGGTCGCCATTTTGATGACCAGTCGAGCATGGCGCTTGCAAAACAAGACCTTTCGCGCTGATAAGATTGAGCTCATCGGCACCATTATTTTGGTGACTCCCGGCTTGGTGGTGAGCACTGGTATCTTTCTATTGCTTCGCTCAATAACCGATGTGTTTAGCTTAGCCTTTTTTGTTGTGATTGCCGTTAATAGCTTGATGGCGCTCCCGTACGTGATTAAAAACTTAGCTCAGCCTATGCTGCACGTTGCCCAGCAATATCAGTACTTGTGTGCGAGTTTAGGTATGAAAGGGTGGCACCGATTTAAGTTGGTGGAGTGGCGTGCTCTGCGTAAACCGATGGCGCAAGCTTTCTCGATTAGCTTCATGTTGTCGATGGGGGACTTGAGTGCAATCGCGCTGTTTGGAAGCGCAGACTTTAGAACTCTACCTTTATACCTGTTTCAGCTGCTGGGCAGCTATCAGATGGAAGCGGCAGCGGTGGTGTCTGTTAGCCTACTGATACTGAGTGTGGGTAGCTTCAGTTTCATTGAATTCTTATTTACTCGAACATCTAACCAGAGAGGTGCCTAA